From the genome of Trueperaceae bacterium, one region includes:
- a CDS encoding RidA family protein, which produces MSLLEERLAAMGLAVPERVWNKGKNVAVNHVGDFLYVGGHAPTDPDGVIRLKGKLGRDLSVEQGYQAARNCAVVALGNLKSYLGDLDRIVRVVKVLGFVNATEEFQQHGAVIDGFSDLWIALLGENGRHARSSIGVSSLASNISVEIEFIVQIR; this is translated from the coding sequence GTGAGCCTGCTCGAGGAGCGCCTCGCCGCCATGGGCCTCGCCGTGCCAGAGCGCGTGTGGAACAAGGGCAAGAACGTGGCCGTCAATCATGTCGGAGACTTCTTGTATGTGGGCGGACACGCCCCCACGGACCCCGACGGCGTGATACGCCTGAAGGGCAAGCTGGGTAGGGACCTGTCGGTGGAACAGGGCTACCAAGCGGCCAGGAACTGCGCCGTGGTGGCGCTCGGCAACCTCAAGTCGTACCTGGGCGACCTCGACCGCATCGTGAGGGTCGTGAAGGTGCTAGGGTTCGTGAACGCCACGGAGGAGTTCCAGCAGCACGGCGCGGTGATCGACGGGTTCTCCGACCTATGGATCGCGCTGTTGGGGGAGAACGGTCGGCATGCGCGCAGCTCGATCGGCGTCTCGTCGCTGGCGAGTAACATCTCTGTCGAGATCGAGTTCATCGTGCAGATCCGTTGA
- a CDS encoding GntR family transcriptional regulator, which yields MLLSEATPTTGIKRYTLTEQIVEWLSSRIITGEYPPNAPLTEVELAETLGCSRSPLREALRVLAQEGLVELVPGKGATVSPLEPRRAAEFYDTRALLESAAARLAVPAMTPAQRERLWHVLHDLRETAEKGDVTAYQDINWAFHTELYSFCPNSTIVDLVRMIWRRTLRYGYLLRGDPWRLRASVERKTRLMTALEAGDADAVAEQITEIILGGKGDVLEALTQGAADPYQYWIKKREALS from the coding sequence ATGTTGCTGAGCGAAGCAACGCCGACCACAGGCATCAAGCGCTACACGCTCACCGAGCAGATAGTCGAGTGGCTCTCGTCGCGCATCATCACGGGGGAGTACCCTCCCAACGCCCCGCTCACGGAGGTCGAACTCGCCGAGACCCTAGGCTGCAGCCGCTCCCCGCTGCGCGAGGCCTTGAGGGTGTTGGCGCAAGAGGGCCTGGTGGAGCTCGTGCCCGGCAAGGGCGCGACGGTCAGCCCGCTCGAGCCGCGCCGCGCCGCGGAGTTCTACGACACGCGGGCGCTGCTCGAGTCCGCCGCGGCGCGGCTGGCGGTGCCAGCCATGACCCCGGCGCAGCGCGAGAGGCTATGGCACGTCCTCCACGACCTGCGCGAAACGGCCGAGAAGGGCGACGTCACCGCCTACCAGGACATCAACTGGGCGTTCCATACGGAGCTCTACAGCTTCTGTCCCAACTCGACCATCGTCGACCTCGTGCGCATGATCTGGCGGCGCACCCTGCGCTACGGCTACCTGCTGCGGGGAGACCCGTGGCGGCTTCGCGCGTCGGTGGAGCGCAAGACCCGGCTGATGACGGCGCTGGAGGCCGGCGACGCGGACGCCGTGGCGGAGCAGATCACGGAGATCATCCTGGGCGGGAAGGGCGACGTCCTGGAGGCCCTCACCCAGGGCGCCGCCGACCCTTACCAGTACTGGATCAAGAAGCGCGAGGCGCTCAGCTAG